A genome region from bacterium includes the following:
- a CDS encoding GAF domain-containing protein, with protein MTTNSASQLHLLADVSRSLATFTDLDELVHFATQRTCELFEAEGCALLLLDATRREFRFPVASQRPSGASAAALAEIRFPADRGIAGWVLSHDESALVPDTATDARFYDAVDRQTAMRTRSLLCSPLRTRRGNIGVLEVVNPGAGHLEPADLEFLDILASEIGVAYEKAALYHALEREVLDLRGFCRSAGVALSALGVVLAAAATLYHRARVLPWEELPTRRGVLIGALCLVIGVTLIGVGRGWLVARRAASNAR; from the coding sequence ATGACGACCAACTCTGCCAGCCAGCTCCACCTGCTCGCCGACGTCAGCCGGTCGCTGGCGACCTTCACCGACCTCGACGAGCTGGTCCACTTCGCCACCCAGCGGACGTGCGAGCTGTTCGAGGCCGAGGGCTGCGCGCTGCTGCTGCTGGACGCGACGCGGCGCGAGTTCCGTTTCCCGGTCGCCAGCCAGCGCCCGTCCGGTGCCAGCGCGGCGGCGCTGGCCGAGATCCGCTTTCCCGCCGACCGCGGCATCGCCGGCTGGGTGCTGTCGCACGACGAGAGCGCGCTGGTGCCCGACACGGCGACCGATGCGCGTTTCTACGATGCCGTCGATCGCCAGACGGCCATGCGCACCCGGTCGCTGCTGTGCTCGCCGCTGCGCACCCGCCGCGGCAACATCGGCGTGCTCGAGGTGGTGAACCCGGGCGCCGGGCATCTCGAGCCGGCCGACCTGGAGTTTCTCGACATCCTCGCCAGCGAGATCGGCGTCGCCTACGAGAAGGCCGCGCTGTACCACGCGCTCGAGCGCGAGGTGCTCGATCTGCGCGGCTTCTGCCGCAGCGCCGGCGTCGCGCTGTCGGCGCTCGGGGTGGTGCTGGCCGCGGCCGCGACCCTCTACCACCGCGCGCGCGTGCTGCCGTGGGAGGAGCTGCCGACCCGCCGCGGGGTGCTGATCGGCGCGCTCTGCCTGGTCATCGGCGTGACGCTGATCGGCGTCGGCCGCGGCTGGCTGGTGGCGCGGCGAGCCGCATCGAACGCCCGCTGA
- a CDS encoding SDR family oxidoreductase — MPGSPSLAGKTAVVTGASSGIGRAIAETLGAAGAHVYLAGRTRADMDAAARQIAASGGRATVVSLDVREPGAVARLVAGALADTGRVDIMVNNAGVSHPSPIVDADPEHWRAMFETNVLALLAGCQAAVRAMRQCGAAGHIVNISSIAAQRNDSGVYGATKHAVNCISSTLRRELEDDTIRVVNIMPGAIVTNFARHFDPAVVAGFVQMAGLSVELPADGRLPDDVIATLQPKMKQLFGSAEDVAAAVLFAVTQPITVNIAEMVVRPPKQIAI; from the coding sequence ATGCCAGGCTCTCCGTCGCTGGCCGGGAAGACCGCCGTGGTCACCGGCGCCTCGAGCGGCATCGGCCGTGCGATCGCCGAGACTCTCGGCGCCGCCGGCGCCCACGTCTACCTCGCCGGCCGCACCCGCGCCGACATGGATGCGGCCGCGCGGCAGATCGCCGCCAGCGGTGGCCGCGCCACCGTGGTCAGCCTCGACGTGCGCGAACCGGGCGCGGTCGCCCGGCTGGTCGCGGGCGCGCTGGCCGACACCGGGCGCGTCGACATCATGGTCAACAATGCCGGCGTCTCCCATCCGAGCCCGATCGTCGACGCCGATCCCGAGCACTGGCGCGCCATGTTCGAGACCAACGTCCTGGCGTTGCTCGCCGGCTGCCAGGCGGCAGTGCGGGCGATGCGCCAGTGCGGCGCCGCGGGGCACATCGTCAACATCTCCTCGATCGCGGCGCAGCGCAACGACTCCGGCGTCTACGGCGCCACCAAGCACGCGGTGAACTGCATCTCGAGCACCCTGCGGCGCGAGCTGGAGGACGACACGATCCGCGTCGTCAACATCATGCCGGGCGCGATCGTCACCAACTTCGCCCGCCACTTCGACCCCGCGGTGGTCGCGGGCTTCGTGCAGATGGCGGGCCTGTCGGTGGAGTTGCCGGCGGACGGCCGCCTGCCGGACGACGTGATCGCCACCCTGCAGCCGAAGATGAAGCAGCTCTTCGGCAGTGCCGAGGACGTCGCCGCGGCGGTGCTCTTCGCGGTGACCCAGCCGATCACGGTGAACATCGCCGAGATGGTCGTGCGCCCGCCGAAGCAGATCGCGATCTGA
- a CDS encoding patatin-like phospholipase family protein: MPARSATGSRPRTALVLSGGGARGAYQAGVLQGLVDIGMIGAEGSPFDIIVGSSAGSINAGMLAAHADALAAGVERLIEVWSTIVASDVFRTDIRSLGRIGARWAWDLSFGGALRRVQPKSLLDTAPLRTLLKRIPLARIDEHVQSGALYAAAVAATDLHTSNGYLFVHGDPDIRLWKRSRWRIERARLTIDHLMASSAIPIFFPSVRIEGRHFGDGCIRNTAPLSPAINLGAERVVAVGVQGPGVEDARKKPPPPTIAQIAGVLLDAVMLDAIESDVEHSGRVNRSVLSCHSGPDSDSFRWVDVLWLRPSVDVGEVAAELSDHVPPAVRYLMRGLGTDESITELLSYLLFDPAFTGRLIAAGRADVRAARADILRFAAGRGAPAAARGAR, translated from the coding sequence ATGCCCGCACGCTCCGCCACCGGCAGCCGGCCGCGCACGGCGCTCGTCCTCTCCGGCGGCGGCGCGCGCGGCGCCTATCAGGCGGGCGTGCTGCAGGGGCTGGTCGACATCGGCATGATCGGCGCCGAGGGCTCGCCGTTCGACATCATCGTCGGCTCCAGCGCCGGCTCGATCAATGCCGGCATGCTGGCGGCGCACGCCGACGCGCTGGCGGCCGGCGTCGAGCGTCTGATCGAGGTGTGGAGCACGATCGTCGCCAGCGACGTCTTCCGCACCGACATCCGCTCGCTCGGACGGATCGGGGCGCGGTGGGCATGGGACCTCTCGTTCGGCGGCGCGCTCCGCCGCGTGCAGCCGAAATCGCTGCTCGACACCGCGCCGCTGCGCACGCTGCTGAAGCGCATTCCGTTGGCGCGCATCGACGAGCACGTGCAGAGCGGCGCGCTCTACGCCGCCGCGGTCGCGGCCACCGACCTCCACACGTCGAACGGCTACCTGTTCGTGCACGGCGATCCGGACATCCGCCTGTGGAAGCGGAGCCGCTGGCGCATCGAGCGCGCCCGCCTGACCATCGATCACCTGATGGCCTCGAGCGCGATTCCGATCTTCTTCCCCTCGGTGCGCATCGAGGGCCGGCACTTCGGCGACGGGTGCATCCGCAACACCGCGCCGCTGAGCCCGGCGATCAACCTCGGCGCAGAGCGCGTGGTGGCGGTCGGCGTCCAGGGACCCGGCGTCGAGGATGCGCGCAAGAAGCCGCCGCCGCCGACCATCGCGCAGATCGCCGGCGTGCTGCTCGACGCGGTGATGCTCGATGCCATCGAATCCGACGTCGAGCACAGCGGCCGCGTCAATCGCAGCGTGCTGAGCTGCCACAGCGGGCCCGACAGCGACAGTTTCCGCTGGGTCGACGTCCTCTGGCTGCGCCCGTCCGTCGACGTCGGCGAGGTGGCGGCGGAGCTGTCCGACCACGTGCCGCCGGCGGTGCGCTACCTGATGCGCGGTCTCGGGACCGATGAATCGATCACCGAGCTGCTGAGCTACCTGCTCTTCGACCCCGCCTTCACGGGGCGCCTGATCGCGGCGGGCCGCGCCGACGTCCGCGCGGCCCGCGCCGACATCCTGCGTTTCGCCGCCGGCCGCGGCGCCCCCGCGGCCGCCCGCGGCGCCCGCTGA
- a CDS encoding glucose 1-dehydrogenase, which translates to MTAAPTGRAFDLSGRVAVITGGSRGLGLAIARAYAEAGARVVIASRKADACIAAAAAIQAASGRECLGVGCHVGQWEDCDRLADLAYERLGRVDILVNNAGMSPLYGALTEVTEALYDKVFAVNLRGAFRLATRIGSRMAAADGGSIINVSSIAAVQPTPHELPYAMAKAGLNAMTVGLARAFGPRVRVNCIMPGPFMTDITKAWDLEAFARTARTMIPLQRGGEPHEVVGAALYFASDASSYTTGAVLKIDGGLAFAPA; encoded by the coding sequence ATGACCGCGGCGCCAACGGGCAGGGCCTTCGATCTCAGCGGCAGGGTGGCGGTGATCACCGGCGGCAGCCGCGGGCTCGGCCTCGCGATCGCCCGCGCCTATGCCGAGGCCGGGGCGCGCGTGGTGATCGCCAGTCGCAAGGCCGACGCGTGCATCGCGGCGGCGGCCGCGATCCAGGCGGCGAGCGGCCGCGAGTGCCTCGGCGTCGGCTGTCACGTCGGCCAGTGGGAGGACTGCGATCGCCTCGCCGATCTCGCGTACGAGCGCCTCGGCCGCGTCGACATCCTGGTGAACAACGCCGGCATGTCGCCGCTCTACGGCGCGCTCACCGAGGTCACCGAGGCGCTCTACGACAAGGTCTTCGCCGTCAACCTGCGCGGCGCCTTCCGGCTGGCGACGCGCATCGGTTCGCGCATGGCGGCGGCCGACGGCGGCAGCATCATCAACGTCAGCAGCATCGCCGCCGTCCAGCCGACGCCGCACGAGCTGCCCTACGCCATGGCCAAGGCCGGGCTGAACGCGATGACCGTCGGCCTGGCGCGCGCCTTCGGCCCGCGCGTGCGGGTGAACTGCATCATGCCCGGACCATTCATGACCGACATCACCAAGGCCTGGGATCTCGAGGCCTTCGCGCGCACGGCCAGGACGATGATTCCGCTGCAACGCGGCGGCGAGCCGCACGAAGTGGTGGGTGCCGCGCTCTACTTCGCCAGCGACGCCTCAAGCTACACCACCGGCGCGGTGCTGAAGATCGACGGCGGCCTCGCCTTCGCGCCGGCGTAA